Part of the Patescibacteria group bacterium genome, GTTATTTTTTTTCTGATATTTTCCAAAATAACCGGCGAAGAACTTTCTACCCCATACCTAATAACGCGGCAGCCGGCCCTAGCCATTTTTCTAAGCATCTCTTCGGTTACCGTATCAACCCGGCCAAGGCAATCAAACGGCAAATTAATTTTGCGGCTGATAATCTCGTCGCAAATCTCTCCGACTCTGGACGGATTAATGGTAAAAGTATCGTCGTCAAAGTAATATTCTTTTATCTTATATTCATTTTTCAAAAATTCTATTTCATCAACCACCTTAATCGGATCGCGTTCGCGAAAAAATCTACCGTACATCATCTGCGGCCAAACGCAGAAAGTGCATTGGAAGGGGCAGCCGCGGCTGGTAACTAGCCTAAGCGTCGGCCGGCCGATGAACAATGGCTCAAAATATTTATCAACCGGTAAAAAATGCCTGGCCGGATAAGGCAAATCGTCTAAATTTTTTATATAATCAGCGTTTTCATTTCTAATAATCTTGCCGCCGGATATAAAAGTAATGCCTTTTATCTCTTGGAAATCACGATTATTTTCAATGGCTAAAGCAACATCGCGGATAGTATAATCATATTCACCCCTAAGTATTAAATCAACATAAGCGTGGTCGGTTAAAATTTCAATGTCAAAAATAGTCGGATGAGAGCCGACCAAAGCAATTTTTGCCTTACTATTTTTTTGTTTTAAAGCGCGAGCGACGGTTAA contains:
- a CDS encoding radical SAM protein; its protein translation is MKTLIINPPAERGFERSGRWPSKSTGGACQEPLFLAYAAAVLEKNNLAVELIDCRPDYISLEELEEKATVDVGLIVLQTSTPSINLDLTVARALKQKNSKAKIALVGSHPTIFDIEILTDHAYVDLILRGEYDYTIRDVALAIENNRDFQEIKGITFISGGKIIRNENADYIKNLDDLPYPARHFLPVDKYFEPLFIGRPTLRLVTSRGCPFQCTFCVWPQMMYGRFFRERDPIKVVDEIEFLKNEYKIKEYYFDDDTFTINPSRVGEICDEIISRKINLPFDCLGRVDTVTEEMLRKMARAGCRVIRYGVESSSPVILENIRKKIT